From Pseudanabaena sp. BC1403, the proteins below share one genomic window:
- a CDS encoding DUF3084 domain-containing protein, translated as MAGYTLILAILILGGMIATLGDRIGTKVGKARLSIFKLRPRDTATVVTIATGGMISASTLGILLLLSGQLRDGLFRLESIRSELSSSQEQKQKIEVELNAAKTEQEKAQQRLGEINKSLVQALRKQAETQALLQSVESKFAQADEQLQKASQQEADLRDRIQSLSAEQENLQAESNQLRDEKDRISTELASISRDRETLKQRVDESEQRLVEIEKQRVALGSEVASLESAREQLLISLEALRKGNVAIFADQILSIGVVRPNLSQAELRQASSQLILQAERNARELLDFLPNQAPQEPVIKITEAQIEGLLNRIKDGKSYVIRILSAGNFLKRETRVAIAADVTLNRQIFAAGAEIASLQFAPDLSPQALASRVEQLFLLVSFRARREGVLANPITGKVGNFPPDALTELFKVVSELKTPYEIKAVAKEAIFPASSLILELVIRQNGVEIGRFS; from the coding sequence ATGGCTGGATATACGCTGATTTTAGCGATTTTGATCTTAGGAGGCATGATCGCAACTTTAGGCGATCGCATTGGCACTAAGGTTGGAAAAGCACGGCTTAGTATATTCAAATTGAGGCCGCGTGACACTGCCACAGTCGTCACAATCGCTACAGGAGGAATGATTTCCGCCTCAACCTTAGGAATTTTATTGCTATTAAGCGGACAGCTACGGGATGGATTATTTCGCCTCGAAAGTATTCGCTCAGAGCTATCTAGTAGCCAAGAACAAAAGCAAAAAATCGAAGTCGAACTAAATGCCGCGAAAACCGAACAGGAAAAAGCTCAACAACGTTTAGGGGAAATTAATAAGTCTTTAGTTCAAGCTTTGCGGAAACAGGCGGAGACTCAGGCCTTATTACAGTCAGTCGAGAGCAAATTTGCCCAAGCTGACGAGCAACTCCAAAAAGCCTCGCAGCAGGAAGCCGACCTTCGCGATCGCATCCAGAGCTTGAGTGCAGAGCAAGAAAATCTCCAAGCCGAAAGTAATCAGCTTCGGGATGAAAAAGATCGAATATCCACAGAGCTTGCCAGTATTTCCCGCGATCGCGAAACTCTAAAACAAAGAGTCGATGAATCAGAGCAACGCTTAGTAGAAATCGAAAAACAACGGGTAGCTCTTGGCTCAGAAGTTGCATCTTTAGAATCCGCTAGGGAGCAATTGCTGATCAGTCTTGAAGCTCTACGTAAGGGTAACGTTGCTATTTTTGCCGACCAAATTTTATCAATAGGGGTTGTGCGCCCCAATCTGAGCCAAGCTGAGTTACGTCAAGCCAGTAGCCAACTAATCCTCCAAGCCGAGCGAAATGCCCGTGAACTGTTAGATTTTCTTCCTAATCAAGCCCCCCAAGAACCAGTCATTAAAATTACGGAAGCACAGATCGAGGGACTACTCAATCGGATCAAAGATGGAAAAAGCTATGTGATTCGTATTCTTTCCGCTGGTAATTTTCTAAAACGCGAAACCAGAGTTGCGATCGCTGCTGATGTCACCCTAAATCGCCAAATATTTGCGGCTGGCGCGGAAATTGCCTCCCTACAATTTGCCCCTGACCTATCACCACAGGCCCTCGCATCGAGGGTTGAGCAACTATTTTTGTTAGTTAGTTTTCGTGCTCGTCGTGAGGGAGTTCTAGCTAACCCAATTACAGGCAAAGTCGGCAATTTCCCCCCTGACGCTTTGACTGAGCTTTTTAAAGTAGTGAGTGAGCTTAAGACTCCCTATGAAATTAAGGCTGTAGCCAAGGAAGCTATTTTTCCTGCGAGTTCTCTGATTTTAGAGCTAGTTATTCGTCAAAATGGTGTTGAAATTGGGCGATTTAGTTAG
- a CDS encoding MFS transporter: MTSFTFFQSLRNTAFARLYAAQTISLFGDALTWLGLALLAFELAGKDSGVVLSVALTLRVTAFVILSPLAGAIADRLDRKNILIITHIARMAIVGTLPFVNAIWQIYVLVFALNVFNAFFTPTYQATIPLVTGKKDYAQAIALSAATYHLLGVLGPGLAGGISNWFGARQIFFLDAISFFIAAILIFTIPSQLKVQQNENIEANAGVVRKILNDIKEGTTRLFGDQFIRYALLLQLVASIAGAQILVNTVGYVQGNLKFGNLEYGWVMSAFGIGATIAALMVGAIGKKWERTTLAALGAVLITAVILPANYVSLAPLMLLWAIAGIGQVLVNLPTQTLIADLIPSNLQGRVYGAHFAWSHLWWAIAYPIAGWLGSHTDNQSFLYGGLIGFVLFAGVQLRLAPKNHEHEHEYLSHEHEHYHDNPHQHEHPEGILVTEPHIHTYEHLPMRHRHAHYADIHHLHSY; this comes from the coding sequence ATGACAAGCTTTACTTTCTTTCAAAGTCTACGAAATACTGCTTTTGCAAGACTCTATGCTGCTCAAACAATTAGTTTGTTTGGTGATGCTTTAACATGGTTAGGGTTAGCTTTACTGGCTTTTGAGTTGGCGGGGAAAGATAGTGGAGTCGTCCTTTCGGTAGCGCTGACTTTAAGAGTGACGGCTTTTGTGATCTTATCTCCACTAGCAGGGGCGATCGCCGATCGCCTAGATCGCAAGAATATTCTCATCATTACCCACATAGCGCGTATGGCGATCGTGGGAACACTCCCATTTGTAAATGCAATTTGGCAGATTTATGTCTTAGTTTTTGCTCTAAATGTATTCAATGCTTTTTTTACACCCACCTATCAAGCCACCATTCCTTTAGTAACTGGGAAAAAAGATTATGCACAGGCGATCGCGCTTTCGGCGGCTACCTATCATTTATTAGGGGTGCTAGGTCCTGGGCTTGCAGGAGGCATCTCGAATTGGTTCGGAGCAAGACAGATATTTTTTTTAGATGCAATTTCATTTTTTATCGCCGCAATTTTAATTTTTACAATTCCCAGTCAACTTAAAGTACAGCAAAATGAAAATATTGAGGCAAATGCAGGTGTTGTTCGTAAAATTTTAAACGATATTAAAGAGGGAACCACCCGCCTATTTGGAGATCAATTTATTCGATATGCGCTCTTATTACAACTTGTAGCCTCGATCGCTGGCGCACAAATTTTAGTTAATACAGTTGGCTATGTGCAGGGAAATTTAAAGTTTGGCAACTTGGAATATGGTTGGGTGATGTCTGCATTTGGGATTGGCGCAACTATAGCTGCCCTGATGGTTGGGGCTATTGGCAAAAAATGGGAACGCACAACCTTAGCCGCTTTAGGCGCAGTCCTGATTACGGCAGTAATCCTTCCTGCTAATTATGTGAGCTTGGCTCCTTTAATGTTGCTGTGGGCGATCGCAGGTATAGGGCAAGTTCTGGTAAACCTTCCGACTCAGACTTTAATTGCCGATCTCATTCCTAGCAACTTACAAGGTCGAGTCTATGGCGCACATTTTGCATGGAGTCATCTATGGTGGGCGATCGCCTACCCGATCGCAGGTTGGTTAGGCAGTCACACTGACAATCAATCTTTTTTGTATGGAGGCTTAATCGGATTTGTGCTGTTTGCGGGAGTGCAATTACGATTAGCGCCAAAAAACCACGAACATGAACACGAATATTTATCCCACGAACACGAGCATTATCATGATAACCCTCATCAGCACGAACATCCTGAAGGAATATTGGTAACTGAGCCACATATCCATACTTATGAGCATTTACCGATGCGCCATCGCCACGCTCACTATGCGGACATTCACCATTTACACAGCTACTAA
- a CDS encoding glycoside hydrolase family protein, which produces MFFYRSKQKNNQNSENKAYSKKQKIWDIASILSLVALVWFIQNAQNILRNTKYLQVSEDVPPLVMTTGDPHIRALMRTISASESSGKNTYALLYGGDHVHDLSQHPDQCIPIKTQVNKGKCSTASGRYQFLTSTWLEKASKYHPNPYETPDGVIYSFKPEYQDIVVYRWLKDHHQWNTDILTLLKKDRVEDALVELSGVWTSLGDGIEDNLMTPFLPKLYRKFLAEELASMRRVVKN; this is translated from the coding sequence ATGTTCTTCTATCGTTCTAAACAAAAAAATAATCAAAATAGCGAAAATAAGGCATATAGCAAAAAGCAAAAGATTTGGGATATTGCCTCAATTCTGAGCCTAGTTGCCTTAGTCTGGTTCATTCAAAATGCCCAGAATATCCTCAGAAACACCAAATATCTGCAAGTTTCCGAAGATGTACCGCCACTGGTCATGACCACTGGTGATCCCCATATTCGTGCTTTGATGAGAACTATTTCTGCAAGCGAGTCCAGTGGTAAAAACACCTATGCGCTTTTATACGGTGGCGATCATGTCCATGATTTGAGTCAACACCCTGATCAATGTATCCCGATCAAAACTCAAGTGAATAAAGGGAAATGTTCGACAGCATCAGGGCGATACCAATTTCTAACCTCTACTTGGCTAGAAAAAGCTTCTAAATATCATCCCAATCCCTATGAAACTCCTGATGGTGTAATTTATAGCTTTAAGCCAGAATACCAAGATATAGTTGTCTATCGCTGGCTAAAAGATCATCACCAATGGAATACTGACATCCTAACTTTACTTAAAAAAGATCGGGTTGAAGATGCTTTGGTTGAGTTGTCTGGGGTTTGGACTAGCTTAGGCGACGGAATTGAAGATAATTTAATGACACCTTTTTTACCCAAGCTTTATCGCAAATTTTTAGCTGAAGAACTTGCTTCTATGCGCAGAGTTGTCAAAAACTGA
- a CDS encoding efflux RND transporter permease subunit, giving the protein MFNSLLDQILKGSIIQRWLIVICSVLITFWGVFTVTQMPLDVFPEFAPPQVDIHTEATGLAPEEVESQITIPIESAVNGLPGVTIVRSSSKVGLSMVNVVFDQDADIYKARQSVTERLQQVTNQLPENVHPPEISPLASPLGTILQYAFTVNGQGKTSLMDLRSLVDSTFKNQILSVAGVTQVTVYGGDERQEQVLVDPAKLRSLNVSLTEVAEAAKGANSSAPAGFLIGGGQEVLVRGIGKVNSISDLQQSVVKVNDGKPILLRDVAQVKTGAALKRGDGSFNGQPAIVMMINKQPEIDTPTVTRSVEAVMASLQKTFPADVQLARTFRQANFIDAAIGNVSSSLVEGIIIVSVIMLLFLMNWRTALITLSAIPLSLLIGMMMMRSFGLGINTMTLGGLVVALGGFVDDSIVYMENCYRKLRENQKQEYPKPSFKVVFDAFVEVRLAVVFSTVIIIVVFAPIFSLTGVEGNIFAPMGWAYLLSIAASLIVAMTLTPALCTILLAGQTLPQENTLISRWAQNLYRPLLNLSIRAPQIILGVALASLVAAFAIVPSLGRVFLPEFQEKSMVNSMVLFPGVSLDMTNRAGMALYTSLKDNPLYEWVQVRAGRAPGDADGAGVSMAHVDVELSDRALEDRESSIKQLREAFNKLPGVASNIGGFISHRMDEVLSGVRSAIAVKIFGSDLAELRKIGEQVRDVIQPIKGVVDLQLEPQLPIRQVKIQYNRPAAATYGLSMEQLSEVVEIALNGRVVSQVADNQQLIDITVSLAENSRSNLDAIRNIPITTPTGQTISLQDVAKVDYGMGANVVNRENVSRLIVVSANVAERDLGSVVGDIQAQINQQVKLPNGYFIKYGGQFESEQRATNNLLIFSILAAIVIAVLMFFSVKSLPATIAIMLNLPLALVGGIVSIILSGGVMSVASLVGFITLFGVAVRNGLLLVDNYNNKFAQGIPLKETIVKGSLERIDAILMTALTSALGTLPLVLAGDSGNEILQPLAIVVLGGLFTSTALTLLVIPAIYAKFGKFMIPKQQATKLEEEIEVDERSQVLVK; this is encoded by the coding sequence ATGTTTAACTCTCTTTTAGACCAAATATTGAAAGGATCGATCATTCAGCGTTGGTTGATAGTCATTTGCTCAGTTCTTATCACATTTTGGGGCGTTTTCACGGTTACACAAATGCCCCTAGATGTGTTCCCCGAATTTGCACCGCCTCAAGTCGATATTCACACCGAAGCAACGGGACTTGCGCCCGAAGAAGTGGAATCGCAAATCACGATCCCCATTGAGAGCGCAGTCAATGGCTTACCAGGGGTGACAATTGTGCGATCATCATCCAAGGTGGGGCTATCAATGGTGAATGTAGTATTCGATCAAGATGCTGACATTTACAAAGCGCGTCAATCGGTGACAGAGCGATTACAACAGGTCACTAACCAACTGCCTGAAAATGTGCATCCGCCAGAAATTTCGCCACTCGCTTCGCCGCTAGGTACGATTTTGCAATATGCATTTACGGTCAATGGTCAAGGCAAAACCTCATTGATGGATTTGCGCAGCCTTGTTGACAGCACCTTCAAAAATCAAATACTTTCAGTGGCAGGGGTGACTCAGGTAACGGTCTATGGCGGTGATGAACGCCAAGAACAGGTGCTAGTCGATCCTGCCAAATTGCGATCGCTAAATGTATCCCTCACCGAAGTAGCTGAAGCCGCTAAGGGTGCAAACTCTAGTGCTCCTGCGGGTTTCCTGATTGGTGGTGGTCAAGAGGTGCTAGTCAGAGGGATTGGTAAAGTCAATTCCATTAGCGATCTGCAACAGTCAGTGGTGAAGGTCAATGATGGTAAGCCGATCCTGTTGCGTGATGTTGCTCAGGTTAAGACTGGTGCGGCCTTAAAGCGTGGCGATGGCAGTTTTAATGGTCAACCTGCGATCGTGATGATGATCAATAAGCAGCCCGAAATCGACACGCCCACGGTGACGCGATCGGTAGAAGCAGTGATGGCATCATTGCAAAAGACTTTTCCTGCGGATGTCCAGTTAGCACGAACATTTCGCCAAGCTAATTTTATTGATGCGGCAATCGGCAATGTCAGCAGTTCTCTGGTGGAAGGGATTATTATTGTCTCGGTAATCATGCTGCTGTTTTTGATGAATTGGCGCACGGCTCTGATTACCTTGAGTGCTATTCCCCTGTCCTTGTTAATTGGGATGATGATGATGCGCTCTTTCGGTTTAGGGATCAACACCATGACACTAGGCGGTTTAGTGGTTGCCCTAGGCGGTTTTGTCGATGACTCGATCGTCTATATGGAAAACTGTTATCGCAAGCTTCGAGAAAATCAGAAACAAGAGTACCCAAAACCCTCTTTTAAGGTAGTATTTGATGCCTTTGTCGAAGTGCGTCTAGCTGTAGTTTTTTCCACAGTAATTATTATTGTGGTCTTCGCACCGATTTTTAGCTTGACAGGGGTAGAAGGAAATATTTTTGCGCCGATGGGTTGGGCTTATTTGCTGTCGATCGCCGCTTCCTTGATTGTCGCCATGACGCTCACCCCAGCTCTTTGTACCATTTTGTTGGCAGGTCAAACCCTACCCCAAGAAAATACCTTGATTTCTCGTTGGGCGCAAAATCTCTATCGTCCCTTACTTAATCTATCGATTCGAGCGCCCCAAATCATTCTTGGTGTGGCTCTAGCCTCTCTCGTGGCAGCCTTTGCGATCGTTCCTTCCCTAGGACGGGTATTTCTGCCAGAATTTCAAGAGAAATCAATGGTTAACTCTATGGTCTTATTCCCTGGAGTTTCCCTAGATATGACTAACCGAGCTGGGATGGCTTTGTACACTTCCCTCAAAGATAATCCCCTCTACGAATGGGTTCAAGTTCGGGCTGGACGCGCTCCTGGTGATGCTGACGGGGCAGGGGTGAGTATGGCTCACGTTGATGTAGAACTGAGCGATCGCGCTTTGGAAGACCGAGAATCTAGCATTAAACAACTACGAGAGGCTTTTAATAAATTGCCAGGAGTAGCTTCAAATATTGGTGGATTTATTTCGCATCGTATGGATGAAGTTCTATCGGGTGTTAGAAGTGCGATCGCCGTCAAAATCTTTGGTTCCGATCTAGCCGAACTTCGGAAGATTGGCGAACAAGTGCGGGATGTGATTCAGCCGATTAAAGGGGTTGTCGATCTCCAGCTAGAACCGCAACTACCAATTCGCCAAGTGAAAATCCAATATAACCGCCCTGCTGCTGCCACTTATGGACTTAGCATGGAGCAACTCTCGGAGGTGGTGGAAATAGCACTCAATGGTCGAGTAGTATCCCAAGTTGCTGACAACCAACAACTAATTGATATCACCGTATCCTTAGCAGAAAATAGTCGTAGTAACTTAGATGCGATTCGCAATATCCCTATTACTACCCCCACTGGACAAACTATTTCTCTTCAAGATGTAGCCAAGGTTGATTATGGTATGGGAGCTAATGTTGTGAACCGAGAAAATGTCTCACGGCTGATTGTCGTCTCTGCCAATGTTGCTGAGCGTGATCTGGGCAGTGTGGTCGGTGATATTCAAGCTCAAATTAATCAACAAGTGAAGTTGCCTAATGGTTATTTCATCAAGTATGGCGGTCAGTTTGAATCGGAACAACGAGCCACAAATAACTTGCTAATATTTAGTATTTTGGCAGCGATCGTCATTGCGGTTTTGATGTTCTTCTCGGTGAAATCCCTCCCTGCTACGATCGCGATTATGCTCAATCTGCCTTTAGCTTTGGTGGGAGGCATAGTCTCGATCATCCTCAGTGGCGGGGTCATGTCCGTTGCTTCTCTTGTGGGCTTCATTACCCTTTTTGGTGTGGCTGTCCGTAATGGCTTACTGCTTGTAGACAACTACAACAACAAATTTGCCCAAGGCATCCCTCTCAAAGAAACAATTGTCAAAGGTTCCCTAGAAAGAATTGATGCCATTTTGATGACCGCTCTGACCTCGGCATTGGGGACATTGCCTCTAGTGTTAGCTGGTGATTCTGGGAATGAGATTCTCCAGCCTTTAGCGATCGTGGTTTTAGGTGGCTTGTTTACCTCTACCGCCTTAACTCTGTTGGTAATTCCTGCTATCTATGCCAAGTTTGGTAAGTTCATGATTCCTAAACAACAAGCGACCAAGCTTGAGGAAGAAATTGAGGTAGATGAGCGTTCTCAGGTATTAGTTAAATAA
- a CDS encoding cobalt transporter: MKKFSLFSPIFSPLLAAALTLSTPAIALAHVGHGDEFQATGGIERVKVNATTDKQLGIEVKAIASDKGGSKAVLIPVTALVDADGKQLVFVQYQDFYEPVPVKTGSTKGDLIEITDGLSVGEKLVTQGSLSLYAESRKTKPNTTAASPSKAPIAKTDATATDAAKNSTDPAHAQAHAEGKPHSHEGEFPIMQASIAGGGALLIAAGVLVFAVTRGNGKKG, translated from the coding sequence ATGAAAAAGTTTTCTCTATTTAGCCCCATATTTAGCCCATTACTGGCGGCAGCTTTGACCCTGAGTACCCCTGCGATCGCCCTTGCCCATGTTGGACATGGCGATGAATTTCAGGCAACGGGTGGCATTGAGAGAGTAAAGGTAAATGCCACTACCGATAAACAGTTGGGCATTGAGGTCAAGGCGATCGCCTCCGACAAGGGTGGTAGTAAGGCGGTGCTGATTCCCGTAACAGCGTTGGTGGATGCCGATGGCAAGCAATTAGTATTTGTGCAGTATCAAGATTTCTATGAGCCAGTACCTGTGAAAACTGGCTCAACTAAGGGCGATTTAATCGAGATTACCGATGGTTTGTCCGTTGGCGAAAAGCTGGTTACTCAAGGCAGTCTCTCCCTCTATGCCGAGTCTCGTAAAACTAAGCCCAATACTACTGCTGCGAGTCCATCGAAAGCTCCTATTGCTAAAACCGATGCGACCGCAACCGATGCAGCTAAAAACAGCACAGATCCAGCCCATGCTCAAGCCCATGCAGAGGGTAAACCCCATAGCCACGAAGGTGAATTTCCGATCATGCAAGCCTCGATCGCAGGTGGTGGTGCATTATTAATCGCCGCAGGTGTGCTTGTTTTTGCGGTGACTCGTGGCAATGGTAAGAAGGGCTAA
- the rppA gene encoding two-component system response regulator RppA, which produces MRILLVEDEIDLGTAIKQVLVCEKYVVDWVTDGAQAWYYLENQWTDYSVAIFDLLLPKLSGLELCQKLRSHQNPLPVLMLTALGQPENRIAGLDAGADDYLVKPFVMEELLARLRALQRRSPQLQPQALTVGKFSLDYANNALLVATDAQEHLPQAIPLTTKEFQILTYLMQNCDRIISGSKIRNQLWDLDEEPVSNVVAAQMRLLRRKLANYGCDCPIETIPSQGYRFNTH; this is translated from the coding sequence ATGCGAATTTTGCTTGTAGAAGATGAAATAGACTTGGGGACAGCAATTAAGCAGGTCTTAGTTTGTGAAAAATATGTCGTGGATTGGGTAACTGATGGCGCTCAAGCTTGGTACTATCTCGAAAATCAATGGACAGACTATTCTGTAGCGATTTTTGATTTGCTATTACCAAAACTGTCAGGGCTAGAACTCTGCCAAAAATTGCGATCGCATCAAAATCCTTTACCCGTACTAATGCTCACTGCCCTCGGTCAACCCGAAAATCGCATCGCAGGGTTAGATGCAGGAGCTGATGACTATTTGGTAAAGCCTTTTGTGATGGAAGAACTTTTAGCAAGGTTACGCGCATTACAAAGGCGATCGCCCCAATTGCAACCTCAAGCGCTTACAGTTGGCAAATTTTCCCTAGATTATGCGAATAACGCCCTATTAGTAGCGACAGATGCTCAAGAGCATTTACCACAGGCGATTCCCTTAACAACTAAAGAATTTCAAATTCTCACCTATCTCATGCAAAATTGCGATCGCATTATTTCGGGGAGCAAAATCCGTAACCAACTCTGGGATCTTGATGAAGAACCAGTTAGCAATGTGGTCGCCGCCCAAATGCGTCTATTGCGGCGCAAGTTAGCTAACTATGGCTGTGATTGCCCGATTGAAACAATTCCCAGTCAAGGCTATCGATTTAATACCCATTAA
- the rppB gene encoding two-component system sensor histidine kinase RppB: MNTHLLFRRSRTRLAFWYAGVMAVILSLSGFSMYRFLIQSNWEAMEREMESIAGTLHDSLEPMLPASEAPTSILRRILPELCLVDQPCNISPTLIQRHTTGISDRSTYYIRLFNHQGKLLAFSPSQIIPELPQHLITTPWQTFESSQGIRYHQFTIILHSHDVKNQTHRHSTQPSWGYLQLGRNLEPFDAEVKRIKLILAIGFPIALLLIALSSWWLSKLAMQPIYQSYQQQQQFTANAAHELRSPLASLLATVEAILRVPQVNPEDTQTMLYKVEKQGRRLSNLIADLLFLSSLEQNSSPKPWQRCCLNDLISDLTEEFLELAAASNIDLTNQMPDHEIYVLGNESELYRLVSNLIANAIQYMPSNGLVEISLFEEDRKALITVKDTGIGIAPAEQTRIFDRFYRIDSDRSSKTGGTGLGLAIVQAIAKRHKANLKVTSQVDKGSLFTLELEIAPYSK; encoded by the coding sequence ATGAACACCCATCTATTATTTCGTCGTAGCCGAACTCGTCTCGCCTTTTGGTATGCGGGAGTGATGGCTGTAATCTTGAGTTTATCGGGATTTAGTATGTATCGCTTTCTGATTCAATCCAATTGGGAAGCGATGGAACGGGAAATGGAATCGATCGCAGGGACTTTACACGATAGTTTAGAACCGATGTTACCTGCTTCCGAAGCGCCAACTTCTATTTTACGGCGGATTTTGCCAGAACTCTGTTTAGTAGATCAGCCTTGTAATATCAGCCCCACGCTGATTCAACGCCATACCACAGGCATTAGCGATCGCAGTACTTATTACATTCGGCTCTTCAATCATCAAGGGAAACTCCTCGCCTTTTCACCTAGCCAAATTATTCCCGAACTGCCTCAGCATTTAATAACTACACCTTGGCAAACCTTTGAAAGTTCTCAGGGTATCCGCTATCACCAGTTCACGATTATCTTGCATAGCCATGATGTGAAGAATCAAACCCATCGACACAGTACTCAACCATCTTGGGGATACTTGCAACTCGGTCGGAATTTAGAACCATTTGATGCGGAAGTAAAGCGCATCAAACTAATTTTAGCGATCGGTTTTCCGATCGCATTGTTGTTAATTGCCCTCTCTAGTTGGTGGCTATCTAAATTAGCAATGCAGCCCATTTATCAGTCCTATCAACAGCAGCAACAGTTCACCGCCAATGCTGCCCACGAATTGCGATCGCCTCTAGCAAGTCTCCTCGCTACCGTCGAAGCGATCTTACGAGTACCGCAAGTTAATCCCGAAGATACGCAAACAATGCTTTACAAAGTAGAAAAGCAGGGAAGGCGTTTGAGTAATTTAATTGCTGATTTACTATTTCTATCTAGCCTTGAGCAAAACTCATCCCCAAAGCCTTGGCAACGCTGTTGCTTAAATGATTTGATTAGCGACTTGACCGAAGAATTTTTAGAACTTGCCGCAGCATCTAATATTGATTTAACTAATCAAATGCCCGATCACGAGATTTATGTTTTGGGCAATGAATCTGAACTTTATCGCCTTGTTTCCAACTTAATTGCCAATGCAATTCAGTACATGCCTAGTAATGGTCTTGTTGAAATCAGCCTATTTGAAGAAGATCGCAAAGCATTAATTACTGTGAAAGATACGGGAATCGGGATTGCTCCAGCCGAACAAACGCGCATTTTTGATCGCTTTTATCGTATCGATAGCGATCGCTCTAGTAAAACAGGCGGAACGGGATTGGGCTTGGCAATTGTGCAAGCGATCGCCAAAAGACATAAGGCAAATCTCAAAGTTACTAGTCAAGTTGATAAGGGCAGTCTCTTCACTTTGGAATTAGAGATCGCCCCGTATAGCAAATAG
- a CDS encoding UDP-sulfoquinovose synthase — protein MKVLVIGGDGYCGWATALHLANKGYEVGVLDSLIRRHWDNELGVATLTPIASIQERIYKWQAVSGQKIDLFIGDITNYEFLQNTFRVFEPDALVHFGEQRSAPFSMIDREHAVLTQVNNVVGTLNLLYAIKEHNPDCHLVKLGTMGEYGTPNIDIEEGYITIEHNGRKDTLPYPKQPGSFYHLSKVHDSHNIQFACRTWGLRATDLNQGVVYGVLTEETGTDELLINRLDYDGVFGTALNRFCIQAAIGHPLTVYGSGGQTRSFLDIRDTVRCIELAIATPAEAGKMRVFNQFTELFSIRDLAFMVQKAGQTLGIKVEVQNIDNPRVELEEHYFNAKNTNLLDLGLQPHFLSDALIDSLLNFAVKYRDRIDQKQILPKVKWRG, from the coding sequence ATGAAAGTACTGGTAATTGGTGGCGACGGTTATTGCGGATGGGCGACAGCTTTACATCTTGCCAATAAAGGATATGAAGTTGGTGTGCTTGATAGCTTAATTCGTCGGCATTGGGACAATGAGTTAGGTGTTGCGACGCTCACACCGATCGCCTCTATTCAAGAGCGCATATACAAGTGGCAAGCTGTTTCAGGTCAAAAAATTGACTTGTTTATTGGTGACATCACTAATTATGAATTTTTACAGAATACATTCCGTGTTTTTGAACCTGATGCACTAGTCCATTTTGGTGAACAACGCTCAGCACCATTCTCGATGATTGATCGCGAACATGCTGTACTTACCCAAGTCAATAACGTAGTTGGAACGCTCAATTTACTTTATGCGATTAAAGAACATAATCCCGACTGCCACCTAGTTAAGCTGGGGACGATGGGTGAGTATGGCACTCCTAATATTGATATCGAAGAAGGCTATATCACCATTGAGCATAACGGACGTAAAGACACGCTTCCTTACCCTAAGCAACCTGGAAGTTTTTATCACCTCAGCAAGGTTCATGATAGCCACAATATTCAATTTGCTTGTCGGACATGGGGCTTGCGGGCGACTGATCTCAACCAAGGCGTAGTCTATGGAGTGCTTACGGAAGAAACTGGCACTGACGAGTTACTGATTAATCGTCTCGATTATGACGGCGTATTTGGTACAGCACTTAACCGTTTTTGCATCCAAGCTGCAATTGGACATCCTCTGACGGTCTATGGTTCGGGCGGACAAACCCGTAGTTTTCTCGATATTCGGGACACGGTGCGCTGTATTGAACTAGCGATCGCTACGCCTGCGGAGGCTGGCAAAATGAGAGTATTCAACCAATTTACCGAGCTTTTCTCGATTCGCGATCTTGCTTTTATGGTGCAGAAAGCTGGGCAAACTCTTGGGATCAAAGTCGAAGTCCAAAATATTGACAATCCACGAGTTGAGCTAGAAGAGCATTATTTCAATGCCAAAAACACCAATCTTCTCGATCTGGGCTTACAACCTCATTTTCTATCCGATGCCTTAATCGACTCCTTACTCAACTTTGCAGTCAAATATCGCGATCGCATTGACCAGAAGCAAATTTTGCCAAAGGTAAAATGGCGCGGCTAA